AAATACAAACTGGCCCGTGAATAGTGTATACTATACAACCTCCCATCACCAAACTAGACCTATATATGATCTATGGCACCATAACCTTCTTAACCAAACCCATGGCTACCTTTTGTTGCCCCATTGAGACCGAGCCCAAGACCATGAACCAAGTCGAACTCAACCAAGTCCGGGTATGTTTGTCGAATTCCATATAAAATCCATTCTTTTTAACGGAGTGTTGAGTTGTTTTCTATTGTTATAACTTGTAGGAAGTAGCTGTTGGTGTTATAAAAGACAACAAACCATCGGAAGCCTCTCGTATACTAAATGAGGTACGTTGTGATTGTTTGTACAACTTTTAAAAAGATTGTCACAAGTCACAACTAGAGTTATGCTTAGGGTTTTGTTTTTGTATATATTCGAGGCAAGATATTGATTTTGGGTTTTGAATTTTGTAGGGAATGAAACCTGTGATAGGGATCGAAGAAATGGCTAAGGTTATCGAGAGAAAAGATACGATTGACAAGATTCAAGGAATGAGCACAATCAATGAGGCGGTTTGTCAATGCTCTACAAGCGGTGTTCTTTCTACTCCTGATCAATGTGGTCTGAAGGAGCCTCTTTCTGCTCCTTTTTAGTCATGTTTTTCAGTTAAAGCATTCTCGTGTATTTGAAACTTTCATTTGTTACATGCTAGTCATCATCATGTAACGAGATAAACAAACAATCTCTAATGAATACTACGTCTTGTGTCTTAATTCATTAAGTTCTCAAGTATCCGGGAATCGTTTTCAAATGAATATATGATTAGTTATAGACTTTCTTCAAGACTATTGTTATAAACAAGATCGAACAAAAAGGCGTAACTCCTTTACCGGACTCTTCCATATATGAATGCAATAACCCATTCAAAATATTCTTGTAAAAATTTGTGCTTTATGTTGTAGTTAACACCAGAGACGGATTTACTAAGGGAGTAGGATGGGCCTATACACACCATCCATCTAGCCCATTTGGAAGGATACTAAATAATTAGTAACTATCAAGTCATATTAAATATGTTTTTGTGATGATTATTCGTGTGTAAATATGAATATATGgaccaaaactttttataaccatgataataaattaaaaaatttgGTAATGTATTGAAGTAACATAACAAAAACTTCTTACTTGCtaaaaattttaaagaaaagaaCCATCTTAAAATTTATCGTATtattaaggtggtgtttgttttttaggAAAAGTACTTCTGAACCTCTTTTGTCTTCCCCAATCAGACCACGTGCAGAAACAAGGGtatgcagcttgtttgttttttagaagaGCTTTCTCTAAAAAAACCTCCTCCCCACCTCTTTCTCGTACAGACATTGCCTTAAGTCTTCAAACCTCTTCAAAACATATCTCCTTCTCAAAACACACATCTCCAACCCAAATCCTCTATCCAGCCGATCTCCACCACAGCTGCAcccccacctccacctccacctccggcGCAGCCCCCACCCCACCTCGTCCACCACAGCCGCAGCCCCACCCCACCCTCCTCCTCCGTCTGCATCTTGACCCTGTAAGATCATCACCGATCAACATCAAGGACCCACAACATCATCACCGTCCACCTCCGGCGACCCCTTCATGACCGTCACATCATCACCGTCCACCTCCGACGACCCCCGTCACCTCTGGCCTCCTTCACATCAAATCTCaattttatcaaaaaaaaaatggGAGTTGAAGCATCAGATGATTCCAGTATTGCTGCTCGTGGAAGATTAGTTATTCTATCTGCTCATCTTTCAGCCTGTGTCGAATCCGACAAAAATTAGGTTTGTTATTTGTAAAGTTTAATTAGGTTTTGTTTAGTATTATTTTTCTGAATTTTGATTTATCTGATGAAATTGTAGTGATATTATTCTGAATTATGATGTGTCTGATGCAATTGTAAAGTCTAATTAGGTTTTATTTGGTGATTTTTCTGAattttgatgaatctgatctAACTGTAAAGACTGATTTGTTGATGTTCATTATAGAGTGCAGAGGTTTTAAAAACAAACACTCTTCTTCTTGCAGACCGCaaaggtttggtccacctcttctgctacagatgtctgcagatgtggtccgcagactacaGACATTTTTCctttgaaaaaacaaacaacacctaagtaTATAAGTATgaatagtgtcacaccccaaccgatggcggaatcatcggggcatggcactgagcgaaacacattgtccagaagtttccacaacaactattaatactattcagttgaatgatacgtcccataccgtatcccaaataatacaatatattattacagataacaactaggcaaatattctgttccgacaactcagatttaaattaataacataaatattgttcaaatgctcctaaagacccggtcggacaagatctacagataactatgctctagacacttgatcctgacagacaactatttgttgggggcctctaaagctttattctagccttgctttcctagcaaacaaacatcttaaacacctgtcacatacgttaaaataaagtcaatacataaatgtaaaggtgagcatacaagtttgataataacatatagagttcgaaatagtttacgcataaccagcacgtacacagagaaaaacgaagcatgttaattatcgacatggatctatcgataccaatgtccgagacagttcgcaatacatgtttaccactgtaatccatgcaagtaattgtccttaacaacccccgtgtgaacgggtgctgagtccaaactatagtactacgtcgttaaggcaggtagacagcattccacgtgtaaacacaatcaacaagcattcatttagtcacgtaatacatgcataacggttagcgttcaaataattgagtagtgtgttcgattgtgattttgataagtaacgtatgtaacacccaaaagtgctataagcaaaaagggatcgagtatactcacaacgattgattgatggattgaagggagcgcttgagagtagggttagcctgaatagttcgatagcataacgatgagcaacacgtaaaatggaaacaagtgatgaagggtcgaacagcctggtcgatcgaacagcaggttcgatcggacgggttgttcgttcggttagacagtccgttcggacagtctgttcgatcggccg
This is a stretch of genomic DNA from Helianthus annuus cultivar XRQ/B chromosome 16, HanXRQr2.0-SUNRISE, whole genome shotgun sequence. It encodes these proteins:
- the LOC110915836 gene encoding uncharacterized protein LOC110915836, whose amino-acid sequence is MIYGTITFLTKPMATFCCPIETEPKTMNQVELNQVREVAVGVIKDNKPSEASRILNEGMKPVIGIEEMAKVIERKDTIDKIQGMSTINEAVCQCSTSGVLSTPDQCGLKEPLSAPF